One Drechmeria coniospora strain ARSEF 6962 chromosome 01, whole genome shotgun sequence genomic region harbors:
- a CDS encoding regulator of gluconeogenesis Rmd5, with translation MAGAEDSPFPPLLNELARVRRSNLTAAIGDVDKIIGLLMAARDQVAADDDAHKIGMAMTTLQNPVKAQLEAINNDLKEVTKAQKAFGKALDKQALPQRDLPMETDAMADHPALINRALAMHLLREGQFSVASTFLREEQQQREQKETATMSQLLQRRDEDGDNSMTKDDEGDAEMQSLHSEDLQDKFSEMYSILAELKQRNLTPAIRWARLNNGRLEGKGSNLEFELCKLQYIWLFKGHAQNGLPDDSSNGKLGALAYAQKHFAPFQRRHLKEIQQLICAMLFAPNIESSPYRHIFEINSAFEDVATSFTREFCSLLGLAAESPLYVAVTAGSIALPRLIKYTTYMKEKKTEWTTENELAFETPLPESMIYHPIFVCPVSKEQTTESNPAMMLPCGHVICRDSLHRIAKGSRYKCPYCPTEGHLRDATMITL, from the exons ATGGCTGGGGCTGAAGACTCGCCATTCCCGCCGCTTCTTAACGAGCTGGCCCGTGTTCGAAGATCGAATCTCACGGCGGCGATCGGAGATGTGGACAAGATCATAGGCCTCCTGATGGCTGCGCGGGATCAAGTCGCTGCTG ATGACGACGCCCACAAGATCggcatggcgatgacgacgcttCAGAATCCCGTCAAGGCTCAGTTGGAAGCCATAAACAATGATCTGAAGGAGGTCACCAAGGCCCAGAAGGCCTTTGGCAAAGCACTCGACAAG CAGGCTCTCCCACAGCGAGACCTCCCCATGGAGACGGACGCGATGGCGGATCATCCAGCACTCATAAACCGGGCCCTGGCCATGCATCTCCTACGCGAGGGCCAATTCTCAGTCGCCTCTACATTTCTACGAGAGGAGCAGCAACAGCGGGAGCAGAAGGAAACAGCGACCATGTCCCAACTCCTGCAACGAAGGGACGAAGATGGCGACAACAGCATGACCAaggacgacgaaggcgatgCCGAAATGCAAAGCCTGCATTCCGAAGACTTGCAGGACAAGTTTTCTGAAATGTACAGCATCCTGGCGGAACTGAAGCAGCGAAACCTCACTCCGGCAATACGATGGGCTCGGCTCAACAACGGCAGGCTGGAAGGTAAGGGAAGCAACCTCGAGTTTGAACTGTGCAAGCTGCAGTACATATGGCTCTTCAAGGGTCATGCTCAGAACGGCCTGCCAGACGACAGCAGCAACGGGAAGCTTGGCGCGCTGGCGTATGCCCAGAAGCACTTTGCCCCTTTTCAGAGACGGCACCTAAAGGAGATTCAGCAACTCATCTGCGCAATGCTATTTGCCCCCAACATCGAATCGTCACCCTACCGGCACATCTTCGAAATCAACTCGGCGTTCGAAGACGTCGCCACATCCTTCACCCGTGAATTCTGCTCGCTGCTCGGCCTAGCCGCCGAATCGCCGCTGTACGTGGCTGTCACGGCAGGATCTATCGCGTTACCGCGCCTAATAAAATACACGACCTACatgaaggagaagaagacggaGTGGACGACGGAGAATGAGCTCGCGTTTGAGACGCCCCTTCCGGAATCCATGATATACCACCCCATCTTCGTATGTCCCGTCAGCAAGGAGCAGACAACCGAGTCGAATCCTGCCATGATGCTCCCGTGCGGACACGTCATCTGCCGCGACAGCCTGCACAGAATAGCGAAAGGCTCTCGCTACAAATGTCCTTATTGTCCGACCGAGGGACATTTGCGGGATGCCACGATGATAACCCTCTGA